A stretch of the Notamacropus eugenii isolate mMacEug1 chromosome 2, mMacEug1.pri_v2, whole genome shotgun sequence genome encodes the following:
- the CD79B gene encoding B-cell antigen receptor complex-associated protein beta chain isoform X2, with protein sequence MAGLGLPTISKEGLRVLLLILSGEMILKVQTANGDVVQASRANSCSKLWQRPRFVAKKRDSSFEVTCHVEHPREVTWLVKRESDLVPQALPPDNGRLRRVTNNNTATLIITKIQFEDNGIYYCEEKCMEGPRENLRGCGTELRVMGFSTMAQLKRRNTLKDAIIMVQTLLIIVFITVPIFLLLDKDESKVALEDDHTYEGLEIDQTATYEDIVTLRTGEVKWSVGEHPGQE encoded by the exons ATGGCTGGGCTGGGGCTGCCCACCATCTCCAAAGAAGGACTGAGAGTGCTGCTCCTGATACTATCAG GTGAGATGATCCTGAAAGTCCAAACAGCGAATGGTGATGTTGTCCAGGCTTCTAGAG CAAATTCATGCAGCAAGTTATGGCAACGTCCACGTTTTGTGGCCAAAAAGAGGGACAGCTCCTTCGAAGTGACCTGCCACGTAGAACATCCCAGGGAGGTGACTTGGCTGGTGAAGCGGGAGTCAGACCTTGTACCCCAGGCCCTACCACCCGATAATGGACGTCTAAGGCGGGTGACAAACAACAACACCGCCACTCTCATCATCACAAAGATACAATTTGAGGACAATGGCATCTATTATTGTGAAGAAAAGTGTATGGAAGGTCCTAGAGAGAACCTCCGGGGCTGTGGCACTGAGCTGCGTGTCATGG GCTTCAGCACTATGGCCCAGCTGAAGCGGAGGAACACTCTGAAAGATGCCATTATTATGGTCCAGACCCTACTCATCATTGTCTTCATCACCGTCCCTATTTTCCTGTTGttagataag GATGAGAGCAAGGTGGCATTGGAGGATGATCACACCTATGAG GGTCTGGAAATTGACCAGACGGCCACCTATGAGGACATCGTGACACTTCGGACAGGAGAAGTAAAATGGTCAGTGGGTGAGCACCCGGGCCAGGAGTGA
- the CD79B gene encoding B-cell antigen receptor complex-associated protein beta chain isoform X1 — MAGLGLPTISKEGLRVLLLILSAGEMILKVQTANGDVVQASRANSCSKLWQRPRFVAKKRDSSFEVTCHVEHPREVTWLVKRESDLVPQALPPDNGRLRRVTNNNTATLIITKIQFEDNGIYYCEEKCMEGPRENLRGCGTELRVMGFSTMAQLKRRNTLKDAIIMVQTLLIIVFITVPIFLLLDKDESKVALEDDHTYEGLEIDQTATYEDIVTLRTGEVKWSVGEHPGQE; from the exons ATGGCTGGGCTGGGGCTGCCCACCATCTCCAAAGAAGGACTGAGAGTGCTGCTCCTGATACTATCAG CAGGTGAGATGATCCTGAAAGTCCAAACAGCGAATGGTGATGTTGTCCAGGCTTCTAGAG CAAATTCATGCAGCAAGTTATGGCAACGTCCACGTTTTGTGGCCAAAAAGAGGGACAGCTCCTTCGAAGTGACCTGCCACGTAGAACATCCCAGGGAGGTGACTTGGCTGGTGAAGCGGGAGTCAGACCTTGTACCCCAGGCCCTACCACCCGATAATGGACGTCTAAGGCGGGTGACAAACAACAACACCGCCACTCTCATCATCACAAAGATACAATTTGAGGACAATGGCATCTATTATTGTGAAGAAAAGTGTATGGAAGGTCCTAGAGAGAACCTCCGGGGCTGTGGCACTGAGCTGCGTGTCATGG GCTTCAGCACTATGGCCCAGCTGAAGCGGAGGAACACTCTGAAAGATGCCATTATTATGGTCCAGACCCTACTCATCATTGTCTTCATCACCGTCCCTATTTTCCTGTTGttagataag GATGAGAGCAAGGTGGCATTGGAGGATGATCACACCTATGAG GGTCTGGAAATTGACCAGACGGCCACCTATGAGGACATCGTGACACTTCGGACAGGAGAAGTAAAATGGTCAGTGGGTGAGCACCCGGGCCAGGAGTGA